A section of the Plutella xylostella chromosome 18, ilPluXylo3.1, whole genome shotgun sequence genome encodes:
- the LOC105380071 gene encoding mitochondrial import inner membrane translocase subunit Tim9 codes for MAASPEMTEADQIKTFKDFLVQYNKLSEQCFNDCIHDFTSRTLRSAEERCTLNCMEKYLRMNQRVSQRFHEFQMIANENMMALAQKSGNPS; via the exons ATGGCAGCCTCACCAGAAATGACCGAAGCCGATCAAATCAAAACG TTCAAAGACTTCCTTGTCCAGTACAATAAGCTGTCGGAGCAGTGCTTCAATGATTGCATTCATGATTTCACATCACGGACACTCAGATCTGCAGAG GAAAGGTGCACATTAAATTGTATGGAGAAGTATCTGCGAATGAACCAGCGGGTCTCACAACGGTTCCACGAGTTCCAGATGATTGCCAATGAGAACATGATGGCTTTAGCACAGAAATCTGGGAACCCCAGCTAA
- the LOC105380070 gene encoding uncharacterized protein LOC105380070 codes for MACCCNSKSQKSSAACLGRCGLAKHRCLVYEEIRQGPIPRDMGWLYTARDGPEHQLRCGWRPGHIACDALRRMEEQCFGSCGAEKPSCPDYSCAKPKPSCPVPCYSKPKSCKPCCPPKTKSCRPQSRKKGASTIVQTCLNNLTAPTGNNPALPLIRIIRHNGQYTVCTKPSDISNAPSGPYPLKYVLNTDGDDFDPEKPVKFSVEAKFNNYQFDVTCSQTSFVLDFSPPGPKCEPGCPDGCDDESY; via the exons ATGGCTTGTTGTTGCAACTCGAAAT CTCAAAAATCATCAGCAGCATGCTTGGGGCGGTGTGGTCTGGCCAAGCACAGGTGCCTCGTGTACGAGGAAATCCGGCAAGGCCCGATACCGAGGGACATGGGATGGCTTTACACAGCGAGGGATGGGCCTGAACATCAG TTAAGATGCGGTTGGCGACCTGGCCACATAGCCTGTGACGCGTTACGCCGGATGGAAGAACAATGCTTTGGGTCTTGTGGAGCAGAAAAACCATCCTGTCCCGATTACTCATGTGCTAAACCCAAACCGTCATGTCCCGTGCCTTGCTACAGCAAGCCAAAGAGCTGTAAACCTTGCTGCCCCCCCAAAACCAAGAGTTGCAGACCACAAAGCCGGAAAAAAGGAGCCTCAACTATCGTTCAGACATGCCTTAACAACTTGACTGCCCCAACCGGAAACAACCCAGCACTGCCTTTGATTAGAATCATAAGACATAATGGCCAGTACACTGTTTGCACAAAGCCTTCAGACATCAGCAATGCCCCATCAGGTCCATATCCTCTGAAGTATGTGTTGAATACTGACGGTGATGACTTTGACCCAGAGAAGCCGGTAAAATTTAGTGTTGAAGCAAAGTtcaataattatcaatttgATGTCACTTGCTCCCAGACTTCTTTCGTTTTGGACTTCTCACCTCCAGGGCCTAAATGTGAACCAGGGTGCCCTGAtggttgtgatgatgaaagCTATTAG